A part of Synchiropus splendidus isolate RoL2022-P1 chromosome 19, RoL_Sspl_1.0, whole genome shotgun sequence genomic DNA contains:
- the LOC128750519 gene encoding LOW QUALITY PROTEIN: ornithine decarboxylase-like (The sequence of the model RefSeq protein was modified relative to this genomic sequence to represent the inferred CDS: substituted 1 base at 1 genomic stop codon), with amino-acid sequence MDRQASLLRRLFPGTHKSVEIVDDALTHDDILDAKVKHFKSVGADAAFYLGNLDKILEHHLRWINNLPRVKPYYALKSHNTEPVVRMLSALGTGFDCASKREIETVLALGVPPDKIIYAHTIKAKSHLTYACSQGVDLMTFDNEEELKKISLVCPEARLVLRIEVDDATAVVKLNTKFGASLEAVPVLLETAKTLHLNIMGVSFHVGVMCKDSSAFTKAIADSRRVFDLANAMGFHMEVLDIGGGYDGRDTNRRFEMVAEVVNQALDKYFPPSSSVQIIAEPGGFFAHSAFTLSVNVIARKLVXHSSLLPDQSEKPAKKKMVYYVNDGIYGSFCMVFNHPGYLIMAPRPHRPMYPSLLWGPTCDSKDKMVDDLMLPLLDVGEWLHFSNFGSYSITPQSDFNGMDHPDIYYYITDKTVQKLAVLTVSNGKFHMDGC; translated from the exons ATGGATCGCCAAG CATCACTCCTGCGACGCCTGTTCCCGGGGACCCACAAGTCAGTCGAGATTGTGGACGACGCTCTGACTCACGACGACATCCTCGATGCTAAAGTCAAGCATTTCAAATCAGTG GGCGCCGATGCCGCCTTCTACCTTGGAAATCTGGATAAGATCTTGGAGCACCACCTCAGATGGATCAACAACTTGCCTCGGGTCAAGCCTTACTACGCGCTCAAGAGCCACAACACCGAGCCAGTCGTCCGCATGCTCAGTGCTCTGGGCACCGGGTTCGACTGTGCCAGCAAG CGAGAGATCGAGACGGTCCTGGCTCTGGGTGTGCCGCCTGACAAGATCATTTACGCGCACACCATCAAAGCCAAGTCACACCTCACCTACGCCTGCTCCCAAGGGGTGGATCTCATGACATTCGATAATGAGGAGGAACTGAAAAAGATTTCCCTTGTGTGTCCAGAAGCACG GCTCGTCCTCCGTATTGAAGTTGATGACGCCACTGCTGTGGTCAAACTCAACACAAAGTTTGGCGCCAGCTTGGAAGCGGTGCCTGTCCTCCTGGAGACGGCCAAGACGCTGCACCTCAACATCATGGGCGTCAGCTTCCACGTGGGCGTCATGTGCAAGGACTCCTCTGCCTTCACCAAGGCCATCGCAGATTCACGCCGAGTCTTCGACCTCGCG AATGCAATGGGCTTCCACATGGAGGTGTTGGACATTGGAGGCGGATACGACGGGCGTGATACAAACAGACGATTTGAAATG GTGGCAGAGGTTGTCAACCAGGCTCTGGACAAATACTTCCCACCCAGCAGCAGCGTCCAGATCATCGCAGAACCTGGCGGCTTCTTCGCACACTCCGCCTTCACGCTCTCCGTGAATGTCATCGCCAGGAAA CTGGTTTGACACTCTTCTTTACTTCCAGATCAATCTGAAAAACCGGCCAAGAAGAAGATGGTCTACTACGTTAATGATGGGATTTATGGCTCCTTCTGTATGGTGTTCAACCATCCTGGGTACCTGATCATGGCCCCCCGCCCTCACCGG CCGATGTACCCCTCCCTCCTCTGGGGCCCCACCTGCGACAGCAAGGACAAGATGGTGGACGACCTgatgctccccctgctggacgtTGGCGAGTGGCTCCACTTCAGCAACTTTGGCTCCTACTCCATCACCCCGCAGAGCGACTTCAACGGCATGGATCACCCCGATATCTACTACTACATCACTGACAAGACAGTGCAGAAGCTGGCTGTACTCACAGTGTCCAACGGCAAGTTCCACATGGATGGATGTTGA